A region of Arabidopsis thaliana chromosome 5, partial sequence DNA encodes the following proteins:
- the RLP56 gene encoding receptor like protein 56, which translates to MSRCEECEYDSVLPTWTNDTKSDCCQWENIKCNRTSRRLTGLSLYTSYYLEISLLNLSLLHPFEEVRSLDLSNSRLNGLVDDVEGYKSLRRLRNLQILNFSSNEFNNSIFPFLNAATSLTTLSLRRNNMYGPIPLKELKNLTNLELLDLSGNRIDGSMPVREFPYLKKLKALDLSSNGIYSSMEWQGLKNLTNLEVLSLGYNYFDGPIPIEVFCEMKNLQELDLRGINFVGQLPLCFGNLNKLRFLDLSSNQLTGNIPPSFSSLESLEYLSLSDNSFEGFFSLNPLTNLTKLKVFIFSSKDDMVQVKIESTWQPLFQLSVLVLRLCSLEKIPNFLMYQKNLHVVDLSGNRISGIIPTWLLENNPELEVLQLKNNSFTIFQMPTSVHNLQVLDFSENNIGGLFPDNFGRVLPNLVHMNGSNNGFQGNFPSSMGEMYNISFLDLSYNNLSGELPQSFVSSCFSLSILQLSHNKFSGHFLPRQTNFTSLIVLRINNNLFTGKIGVGLLTLVDLCILDMSNNFLEGELPPLLLVFEYLNFLDLSGNLLSGALPSHVSLDNVLFLHNNNFTGPIPDTFLGSIQILDLRNNKLSGNIPQFVDTQDISFLLLRGNSLTGYIPSTLCEFSKMRLLDLSDNKLNGFIPSCFNNLSFGLARKEEITNYYVAVALESFYLGFYKSTFVVENFRLDYSNYFEIDVKFATKQRYDSYIGAFQFSEGTLNSMYGLDLSSNELSGVIPAELGDLFKLRALNLSHNFLSSHIPDSFSKLQDIESLDLSYNMLQGSIPHQLTNLTSLAIFNVSYNNLSGIIPQGKQFNTFDENSYLGNPLLCGPPTDTSCETKKNSEENANGGEEDDKEVAIDMLVFYWSTAGTYVTALIGILVLMCVDCSWRRAWLRLVDAFIASAKSKLA; encoded by the exons ATGTCAAGGTGCGAAGAATGCGAGTATGACTCTGTTCTCCCTACTTGGACTAATGACACAAAGAGCGATTGCTGTCAGTGGGAGAATATTAAGTGCAATCGTACAAGCAGGCGTCTTACGGGACTTTCCCTTTACACATCGTACTACTTAGAGATTTCTCTTCTAAACCTTTCTTTGCTGCATCCTTTTGAAGAGGTTCGAAGTCTGGACTTATCAAACTCCAGATTAAACGGATTGGTTGATGACGTGGAAG GTTATAAAAGCCTAAGGAGATTAAGAAACCTGCAGATTCTGAATTTCTCTTCAAATGAATTCAACAACAGCATCTTTCCCTTTCTTAATGCTGCTACATCACTTACAACTCTTTCTCTTCGGCGTAACAATATGTATGGCCCTATTCCCCTTAAAG AACTTAAAAACTTGACAAACTTGGAACTGCTGGATCTAAGTGGAAACAGAATTGATGGTTCCATGCCTGTAAGAG AGTTTCCTTACTTAAAGAAGCTGAAAGCTTTAGATCTAAGTTCTAATGGAATTTATAGCTCAATGGAATGGCAAG GATTAAAGAATTTGACTAACTTGGAAGTCCTGAGTCTTGGTTATAATTATTTCGACGGGCCTATACCAATAGAAG TGTTTTGTGAAATGAAGAATTTGCAGGAGCTTGATCTGAGAGGAATTAATTTTGTAGGTCAGCTTCctctttgttttggtaactTGAACAAGCTACGGTTTCTTGACctctcatcaaaccaattaaCTGGAAATATACCACCCAGTTTCAGTAGCCTCGAGTCCCTCGAATATCTATCATTGTCAGATAATAGCTTTGAAGGCTTTTTCTCGCTCAATCCACTTACCAACCTCACAAAGCTCAAGGTGTTCATATTTTCATCAAAAGATGATATGGTACAAGTAAAGATTGAAAGTACTTGGCAGCCATTATTTCAACTAAGTGTTCTTGTACTACGACTTTGCAGCTTGGAGAAAATCCCTAACTTTCTCATGTACCAGAAGAACTTGCATGTCGTTGATCTATCTGGCAATAGAATATCTGGAATCATTCCTACATGGCTTTTGGAGAATAATCCAGAACTTGAAGTCCTACAGTTGAAGAATAACTCATTCACCATCTTTCAGATGCCTACATCAGTGCATAATTTGcaggttttggatttttcagaaaataatattGGTGGACTGTTCCCTGATAATTTTGGTCGTGTGCTTCCGAATCTGGTACATATGAATGGCTCCAATAATGGGTTCCAAGGGAATTTCCCATCCTCCATGGGTGAAATGTATAATATTTCATTCCTGGACCTGTCTTATAACAATTTATCAGGGGAGTTACCTCAAAGTTTTGTCTCAAGTTGTTTTTCATTAAGCATCCTGCAGCTGTCTCACAACAAATTTAGCGGCCATTTTCTTCCAAGACAAACAAACTTCACTTCATTGATCGTGCTGAGAATCAATAACAACTTATTTACTGGGAAGATCGGAGTTGGTTTGCTTACCTTGGTTGATTTGTGTATACTTGACATGTCCAACAATTTCTTAGAAGGTGAGCTACCACCTTTGCTTCTGGTATTTGAATATCTTAATTTTCTGGACCTCTCTGGAAATCTATTATCTGGAGCCTTACCATCACATGTTAGTTTGGATAATGTTTTGTTCctacacaacaacaacttcacaGGGCCAATTCCGGACACATTTTTGGGAAGCATCCAGATACTTGATCTACGGAACAATAAACTCTCTGGGAATATACCGCAGTTTGTAGATACCCAAGACatcagttttcttttgttgaggGGGAACAGTTTAACGGGATATATTCCAAGTACGCTTTGTGAATTCAGCAAGATGAGACTTTTAGATCTTTCTGATAACAAGCTCAATGGCTTCATACCTTCATGTTTCAATAATTTATCATTTGGACTGGCGAGAAAAGAGGAGATTACTAACTACTATGTTGCAGTTGCATTGGAGAGCTTTTACTTGGGATTCTACAAATCCACATTTGTGGTTGAGAATTTCAGGTTAGACTACAGTAACTATTTTGAAATTGATGTAAAATTCGCAACCAAGCAAAGGTATGATTCTTATATAGGAGCATTTCAGTTCAGCGAAGGAACACTTAATTCTATGTATGGCTTGGATCTGTCAAGCAATGAATTAAGTGGTGTTATCCCAGCAGAGCTTGGAGATCTCTTCAAACTAAGAGCCCTGAATTTGTCTCACAATTTCTTGTCGAGTCATATACCGGATAGCTTCTCTAAATTGCAGGACATTGAGAGCCTTGATCTTTCTTATAACATGTTACAAGGAAGCATTCCTCACCAGTTAACCAACCTCACTTCTCTTGCTATCTTCAACGTCTCTTACAACAATTTATCAGGCATCATTCCCCAAGGAAAGCAATTTAACACCTTCGACGAGAACAGCTACTTAGGAAATCCTCTTCTCTGTGGACCGCCAACCGATACAAGCTGTGAAACTAAGAAGAACTCAGAGGAAAATGCcaatggaggagaagaagatgacaaagAAGTTGCTATTGACATGTTGGTCTTCTATTGGAGTACTGCTGGAACTTATGTGACTGCATTGATAGGTATTCTTGTACTTATGTGTGTTGATTGTTCTTGGCGTCGAGCATGGCTCCGCCTTGTCGATGCTTTCATTGCCTCTGCGAAAAGTAAGTTGGCTTAA
- the RLP56 gene encoding receptor like protein 56, producing MSRCEECEYDSVLPTWTNDTKSDCCQWENIKCNRTSRRLTGLSLYTSYYLEISLLNLSLLHPFEEVRSLDLSNSRLNGLVDDVEGYKSLRRLRNLQILNFSSNEFNNSIFPFLNAATSLTTLSLRRNNMYGPIPLKELKNLTNLELLDLSGNRIDGSMPVREFPYLKKLKALDLSSNGIYSSMEWQVFCEMKNLQELDLRGINFVGQLPLCFGNLNKLRFLDLSSNQLTGNIPPSFSSLESLEYLSLSDNSFEGFFSLNPLTNLTKLKVFIFSSKDDMVQVKIESTWQPLFQLSVLVLRLCSLEKIPNFLMYQKNLHVVDLSGNRISGIIPTWLLENNPELEVLQLKNNSFTIFQMPTSVHNLQVLDFSENNIGGLFPDNFGRVLPNLVHMNGSNNGFQGNFPSSMGEMYNISFLDLSYNNLSGELPQSFVSSCFSLSILQLSHNKFSGHFLPRQTNFTSLIVLRINNNLFTGKIGVGLLTLVDLCILDMSNNFLEGELPPLLLVFEYLNFLDLSGNLLSGALPSHVSLDNVLFLHNNNFTGPIPDTFLGSIQILDLRNNKLSGNIPQFVDTQDISFLLLRGNSLTGYIPSTLCEFSKMRLLDLSDNKLNGFIPSCFNNLSFGLARKEEITNYYVAVALESFYLGFYKSTFVVENFRLDYSNYFEIDVKFATKQRYDSYIGAFQFSEGTLNSMYGLDLSSNELSGVIPAELGDLFKLRALNLSHNFLSSHIPDSFSKLQDIESLDLSYNMLQGSIPHQLTNLTSLAIFNVSYNNLSGIIPQGKQFNTFDENSYLGNPLLCGPPTDTSCETKKNSEENANGGEEDDKEVAIDMLVFYWSTAGTYVTALIGILVLMCVDCSWRRAWLRLVDAFIASAKSKLA from the exons ATGTCAAGGTGCGAAGAATGCGAGTATGACTCTGTTCTCCCTACTTGGACTAATGACACAAAGAGCGATTGCTGTCAGTGGGAGAATATTAAGTGCAATCGTACAAGCAGGCGTCTTACGGGACTTTCCCTTTACACATCGTACTACTTAGAGATTTCTCTTCTAAACCTTTCTTTGCTGCATCCTTTTGAAGAGGTTCGAAGTCTGGACTTATCAAACTCCAGATTAAACGGATTGGTTGATGACGTGGAAG GTTATAAAAGCCTAAGGAGATTAAGAAACCTGCAGATTCTGAATTTCTCTTCAAATGAATTCAACAACAGCATCTTTCCCTTTCTTAATGCTGCTACATCACTTACAACTCTTTCTCTTCGGCGTAACAATATGTATGGCCCTATTCCCCTTAAAG AACTTAAAAACTTGACAAACTTGGAACTGCTGGATCTAAGTGGAAACAGAATTGATGGTTCCATGCCTGTAAGAG AGTTTCCTTACTTAAAGAAGCTGAAAGCTTTAGATCTAAGTTCTAATGGAATTTATAGCTCAATGGAATGGCAAG TGTTTTGTGAAATGAAGAATTTGCAGGAGCTTGATCTGAGAGGAATTAATTTTGTAGGTCAGCTTCctctttgttttggtaactTGAACAAGCTACGGTTTCTTGACctctcatcaaaccaattaaCTGGAAATATACCACCCAGTTTCAGTAGCCTCGAGTCCCTCGAATATCTATCATTGTCAGATAATAGCTTTGAAGGCTTTTTCTCGCTCAATCCACTTACCAACCTCACAAAGCTCAAGGTGTTCATATTTTCATCAAAAGATGATATGGTACAAGTAAAGATTGAAAGTACTTGGCAGCCATTATTTCAACTAAGTGTTCTTGTACTACGACTTTGCAGCTTGGAGAAAATCCCTAACTTTCTCATGTACCAGAAGAACTTGCATGTCGTTGATCTATCTGGCAATAGAATATCTGGAATCATTCCTACATGGCTTTTGGAGAATAATCCAGAACTTGAAGTCCTACAGTTGAAGAATAACTCATTCACCATCTTTCAGATGCCTACATCAGTGCATAATTTGcaggttttggatttttcagaaaataatattGGTGGACTGTTCCCTGATAATTTTGGTCGTGTGCTTCCGAATCTGGTACATATGAATGGCTCCAATAATGGGTTCCAAGGGAATTTCCCATCCTCCATGGGTGAAATGTATAATATTTCATTCCTGGACCTGTCTTATAACAATTTATCAGGGGAGTTACCTCAAAGTTTTGTCTCAAGTTGTTTTTCATTAAGCATCCTGCAGCTGTCTCACAACAAATTTAGCGGCCATTTTCTTCCAAGACAAACAAACTTCACTTCATTGATCGTGCTGAGAATCAATAACAACTTATTTACTGGGAAGATCGGAGTTGGTTTGCTTACCTTGGTTGATTTGTGTATACTTGACATGTCCAACAATTTCTTAGAAGGTGAGCTACCACCTTTGCTTCTGGTATTTGAATATCTTAATTTTCTGGACCTCTCTGGAAATCTATTATCTGGAGCCTTACCATCACATGTTAGTTTGGATAATGTTTTGTTCctacacaacaacaacttcacaGGGCCAATTCCGGACACATTTTTGGGAAGCATCCAGATACTTGATCTACGGAACAATAAACTCTCTGGGAATATACCGCAGTTTGTAGATACCCAAGACatcagttttcttttgttgaggGGGAACAGTTTAACGGGATATATTCCAAGTACGCTTTGTGAATTCAGCAAGATGAGACTTTTAGATCTTTCTGATAACAAGCTCAATGGCTTCATACCTTCATGTTTCAATAATTTATCATTTGGACTGGCGAGAAAAGAGGAGATTACTAACTACTATGTTGCAGTTGCATTGGAGAGCTTTTACTTGGGATTCTACAAATCCACATTTGTGGTTGAGAATTTCAGGTTAGACTACAGTAACTATTTTGAAATTGATGTAAAATTCGCAACCAAGCAAAGGTATGATTCTTATATAGGAGCATTTCAGTTCAGCGAAGGAACACTTAATTCTATGTATGGCTTGGATCTGTCAAGCAATGAATTAAGTGGTGTTATCCCAGCAGAGCTTGGAGATCTCTTCAAACTAAGAGCCCTGAATTTGTCTCACAATTTCTTGTCGAGTCATATACCGGATAGCTTCTCTAAATTGCAGGACATTGAGAGCCTTGATCTTTCTTATAACATGTTACAAGGAAGCATTCCTCACCAGTTAACCAACCTCACTTCTCTTGCTATCTTCAACGTCTCTTACAACAATTTATCAGGCATCATTCCCCAAGGAAAGCAATTTAACACCTTCGACGAGAACAGCTACTTAGGAAATCCTCTTCTCTGTGGACCGCCAACCGATACAAGCTGTGAAACTAAGAAGAACTCAGAGGAAAATGCcaatggaggagaagaagatgacaaagAAGTTGCTATTGACATGTTGGTCTTCTATTGGAGTACTGCTGGAACTTATGTGACTGCATTGATAGGTATTCTTGTACTTATGTGTGTTGATTGTTCTTGGCGTCGAGCATGGCTCCGCCTTGTCGATGCTTTCATTGCCTCTGCGAAAAGTAAGTTGGCTTAA
- the RLP56 gene encoding receptor like protein 56 has translation MKNLQELDLRGINFVGQLPLCFGNLNKLRFLDLSSNQLTGNIPPSFSSLESLEYLSLSDNSFEGFFSLNPLTNLTKLKVFIFSSKDDMVQVKIESTWQPLFQLSVLVLRLCSLEKIPNFLMYQKNLHVVDLSGNRISGIIPTWLLENNPELEVLQLKNNSFTIFQMPTSVHNLQVLDFSENNIGGLFPDNFGRVLPNLVHMNGSNNGFQGNFPSSMGEMYNISFLDLSYNNLSGELPQSFVSSCFSLSILQLSHNKFSGHFLPRQTNFTSLIVLRINNNLFTGKIGVGLLTLVDLCILDMSNNFLEGELPPLLLVFEYLNFLDLSGNLLSGALPSHVSLDNVLFLHNNNFTGPIPDTFLGSIQILDLRNNKLSGNIPQFVDTQDISFLLLRGNSLTGYIPSTLCEFSKMRLLDLSDNKLNGFIPSCFNNLSFGLARKEEITNYYVAVALESFYLGFYKSTFVVENFRLDYSNYFEIDVKFATKQRYDSYIGAFQFSEGTLNSMYGLDLSSNELSGVIPAELGDLFKLRALNLSHNFLSSHIPDSFSKLQDIESLDLSYNMLQGSIPHQLTNLTSLAIFNVSYNNLSGIIPQGKQFNTFDENSYLGNPLLCGPPTDTSCETKKNSEENANGGEEDDKEVAIDMLVFYWSTAGTYVTALIGILVLMCVDCSWRRAWLRLVDAFIASAKSKLA, from the coding sequence ATGAAGAATTTGCAGGAGCTTGATCTGAGAGGAATTAATTTTGTAGGTCAGCTTCctctttgttttggtaactTGAACAAGCTACGGTTTCTTGACctctcatcaaaccaattaaCTGGAAATATACCACCCAGTTTCAGTAGCCTCGAGTCCCTCGAATATCTATCATTGTCAGATAATAGCTTTGAAGGCTTTTTCTCGCTCAATCCACTTACCAACCTCACAAAGCTCAAGGTGTTCATATTTTCATCAAAAGATGATATGGTACAAGTAAAGATTGAAAGTACTTGGCAGCCATTATTTCAACTAAGTGTTCTTGTACTACGACTTTGCAGCTTGGAGAAAATCCCTAACTTTCTCATGTACCAGAAGAACTTGCATGTCGTTGATCTATCTGGCAATAGAATATCTGGAATCATTCCTACATGGCTTTTGGAGAATAATCCAGAACTTGAAGTCCTACAGTTGAAGAATAACTCATTCACCATCTTTCAGATGCCTACATCAGTGCATAATTTGcaggttttggatttttcagaaaataatattGGTGGACTGTTCCCTGATAATTTTGGTCGTGTGCTTCCGAATCTGGTACATATGAATGGCTCCAATAATGGGTTCCAAGGGAATTTCCCATCCTCCATGGGTGAAATGTATAATATTTCATTCCTGGACCTGTCTTATAACAATTTATCAGGGGAGTTACCTCAAAGTTTTGTCTCAAGTTGTTTTTCATTAAGCATCCTGCAGCTGTCTCACAACAAATTTAGCGGCCATTTTCTTCCAAGACAAACAAACTTCACTTCATTGATCGTGCTGAGAATCAATAACAACTTATTTACTGGGAAGATCGGAGTTGGTTTGCTTACCTTGGTTGATTTGTGTATACTTGACATGTCCAACAATTTCTTAGAAGGTGAGCTACCACCTTTGCTTCTGGTATTTGAATATCTTAATTTTCTGGACCTCTCTGGAAATCTATTATCTGGAGCCTTACCATCACATGTTAGTTTGGATAATGTTTTGTTCctacacaacaacaacttcacaGGGCCAATTCCGGACACATTTTTGGGAAGCATCCAGATACTTGATCTACGGAACAATAAACTCTCTGGGAATATACCGCAGTTTGTAGATACCCAAGACatcagttttcttttgttgaggGGGAACAGTTTAACGGGATATATTCCAAGTACGCTTTGTGAATTCAGCAAGATGAGACTTTTAGATCTTTCTGATAACAAGCTCAATGGCTTCATACCTTCATGTTTCAATAATTTATCATTTGGACTGGCGAGAAAAGAGGAGATTACTAACTACTATGTTGCAGTTGCATTGGAGAGCTTTTACTTGGGATTCTACAAATCCACATTTGTGGTTGAGAATTTCAGGTTAGACTACAGTAACTATTTTGAAATTGATGTAAAATTCGCAACCAAGCAAAGGTATGATTCTTATATAGGAGCATTTCAGTTCAGCGAAGGAACACTTAATTCTATGTATGGCTTGGATCTGTCAAGCAATGAATTAAGTGGTGTTATCCCAGCAGAGCTTGGAGATCTCTTCAAACTAAGAGCCCTGAATTTGTCTCACAATTTCTTGTCGAGTCATATACCGGATAGCTTCTCTAAATTGCAGGACATTGAGAGCCTTGATCTTTCTTATAACATGTTACAAGGAAGCATTCCTCACCAGTTAACCAACCTCACTTCTCTTGCTATCTTCAACGTCTCTTACAACAATTTATCAGGCATCATTCCCCAAGGAAAGCAATTTAACACCTTCGACGAGAACAGCTACTTAGGAAATCCTCTTCTCTGTGGACCGCCAACCGATACAAGCTGTGAAACTAAGAAGAACTCAGAGGAAAATGCcaatggaggagaagaagatgacaaagAAGTTGCTATTGACATGTTGGTCTTCTATTGGAGTACTGCTGGAACTTATGTGACTGCATTGATAGGTATTCTTGTACTTATGTGTGTTGATTGTTCTTGGCGTCGAGCATGGCTCCGCCTTGTCGATGCTTTCATTGCCTCTGCGAAAAGTAAGTTGGCTTAA